The Colletes latitarsis isolate SP2378_abdomen chromosome 1, iyColLati1, whole genome shotgun sequence genome has a segment encoding these proteins:
- the LOC143341620 gene encoding popeye domain-containing protein 3 isoform X1: MSPGLGHDPLPSYNITAIGNTALCLWQQPQHILFQLANFCFMLSYSAPSSRKGILFMHSVLIIGFMLLSGWAWHVICAPDIFSWNFSFLVLNIGQLVYIVYQMRPVRFDPELEEAYHTLFYPFKVSRLQFKRLVSPEFASIMSLHAGEAYAMQNLTRTDRLGLLLSGKVNVLSDSNFLHPILPCEFLDSPEFESSRASVDDKFKVSIVAASSCRYLYWQRTALEYLLVKEAYLATVLTTLVARDIATKLYAMNNKIVTDKGSHLDIRLPTISAGLSISGEYRSPRTSRQALIRRKESSLSSDNVSTNLKDRPANNLSKKGAPNMEPLPEMPSCDDLASSGVESWLDSSSKYHSCEIVDEE; encoded by the exons ATGAGTCCTGGACTCGGACACGATCCCCTCCCCTCGTACAACATCACAGCAATAG GCAACACGGCACTATGCTTGTGGCAGCAACCGCAACACATACTGTTCCAACTGGCGAACTTTTGTTTCATGCTGTCGTACTCGGCGCCATCCTCGAGAAAAGGAATACTGTTTATGCACTCCGTCCTTATCATTG GATTCATGTTGTTGTCTGGCTGGGCTTGGCACGTCATATGTGCACCAGATATATTCTCCTGGAACTTCAGTTTCTTGGTGCTGAACATTGGACAGTTGGTGTACATAGTCTATCAAATGAGACCTGTTCGATTCGATCCTGAATTGGAGGAGGCATACCACACTCTTTTTTATCCCTTTAAA GTGTCCCGATTGCAATTTAAAAGACTGGTGTCCCCGGAATTTGCTTCGATAATGTCACTACATGCTGGCGAGGCATATGCAATGCAAAACTTGACACGAACCGACAGATTGGGATTGTTGCTCAGCGGCAAGGTGAACGTTCTCAGCGATTCCAATTTTTTGCATCCTATACTGCCCTGTGAGTTTTTGGACTCTCCAGAATTCGAAAGTTCTAGAGCTTCCGTCGACGACAAGTTTAAA GTATCGATTGTTGCGGCAAGCTCATGCAGATATTTGTATTGGCAGAGAACTGCATTGGAGTATCTTCTTGTCAAGGAGGCATATCTTGCTACAGTTTTAACGACACTGGTCGCGAGGGACATAGCCACCAAATTGTATGCTATGAATAATAAG ATTGTTACAGACAAAGGATCGCATCTTGATATCAGACTTCCCACCATTAGCGCAGGATTAAGTATAAGTGGCGAATACAGGAGTCCGAGGACATCCAGACAAGCACTGATTCGTAGAAAAGAGTCCTCCTTGTCCTCCGACAAtg TGTCCACGAATTTGAAGGACCGTCCAGCGAACAATCTGTCAAAGAAAGGAGCACCGAACATGGAACCTCTACCGGAAATGCCCTCTTGCGACGATTTGGCTTCCAGTGGCGTCGAAAGCTGGCTGGACTCCTCCAGCAAGTACCACAGCTGTGAAATAGTGGACGAAGAATAG
- the LOC143341620 gene encoding popeye domain-containing protein 3 isoform X2, whose amino-acid sequence MHSVLIIGFMLLSGWAWHVICAPDIFSWNFSFLVLNIGQLVYIVYQMRPVRFDPELEEAYHTLFYPFKVSRLQFKRLVSPEFASIMSLHAGEAYAMQNLTRTDRLGLLLSGKVNVLSDSNFLHPILPCEFLDSPEFESSRASVDDKFKVSIVAASSCRYLYWQRTALEYLLVKEAYLATVLTTLVARDIATKLYAMNNKIVTDKGSHLDIRLPTISAGLSISGEYRSPRTSRQALIRRKESSLSSDNVSTNLKDRPANNLSKKGAPNMEPLPEMPSCDDLASSGVESWLDSSSKYHSCEIVDEE is encoded by the exons ATGCACTCCGTCCTTATCATTG GATTCATGTTGTTGTCTGGCTGGGCTTGGCACGTCATATGTGCACCAGATATATTCTCCTGGAACTTCAGTTTCTTGGTGCTGAACATTGGACAGTTGGTGTACATAGTCTATCAAATGAGACCTGTTCGATTCGATCCTGAATTGGAGGAGGCATACCACACTCTTTTTTATCCCTTTAAA GTGTCCCGATTGCAATTTAAAAGACTGGTGTCCCCGGAATTTGCTTCGATAATGTCACTACATGCTGGCGAGGCATATGCAATGCAAAACTTGACACGAACCGACAGATTGGGATTGTTGCTCAGCGGCAAGGTGAACGTTCTCAGCGATTCCAATTTTTTGCATCCTATACTGCCCTGTGAGTTTTTGGACTCTCCAGAATTCGAAAGTTCTAGAGCTTCCGTCGACGACAAGTTTAAA GTATCGATTGTTGCGGCAAGCTCATGCAGATATTTGTATTGGCAGAGAACTGCATTGGAGTATCTTCTTGTCAAGGAGGCATATCTTGCTACAGTTTTAACGACACTGGTCGCGAGGGACATAGCCACCAAATTGTATGCTATGAATAATAAG ATTGTTACAGACAAAGGATCGCATCTTGATATCAGACTTCCCACCATTAGCGCAGGATTAAGTATAAGTGGCGAATACAGGAGTCCGAGGACATCCAGACAAGCACTGATTCGTAGAAAAGAGTCCTCCTTGTCCTCCGACAAtg TGTCCACGAATTTGAAGGACCGTCCAGCGAACAATCTGTCAAAGAAAGGAGCACCGAACATGGAACCTCTACCGGAAATGCCCTCTTGCGACGATTTGGCTTCCAGTGGCGTCGAAAGCTGGCTGGACTCCTCCAGCAAGTACCACAGCTGTGAAATAGTGGACGAAGAATAG